In Deinococcus aquaedulcis, the genomic stretch CTACGGTCAGGCGGGGCGCAGGGCGTCGGCTACAGCGGCGGCCAGCGGCGTGGTGGGGCGGCCGATCAGGCGGCGCAGGTCGCCACTGTCGGTCTTCAGTTCGCCGCGCGCCAGGCCGGCGTCGGAATCGGCCAGCATCTCGGCCAGGGGGGCGGGCAGGCCAAAGCTTTTCAGGGTCTGGGCGTACTCGGCCACCGGCAGGTTCTGGTAGGCCACCGGGCGCCCGCCCTGGCGGCTGAATTCGGCGGCGATCTGGGGCAGGGTCAGGGCCTCGTCGCCGCCCAGCTCGTAGGTGGCGCCCTCGTGGCCCTCGCCGGTCAGAACAGCAGCGGCGGCTTCAGCGTAGTCGGCGCGGGTGGCGGGGGTCACCTGACCGTCGCCGGCGGCACCCAGCAGTACGCCCTGGGCCAGGGTCTGCGCCAGACTGCCCGTGTAATTCTCGGTGTACCAGCCGTTGCGCAGCAGGGTGAAGGGGACGCCGGACGCGCGCAGAATCTCTTCGGTGGCCCGGTGGTCGGCGGCCAGCCCCATCTGCGCCGTGCCGGCATTCAGCAGGCTGGTGTACGCCAGGAGGGCCACGCCGGCCTCACGCGCGGCCTCGATCACCTGGCGGTGCTGACCGGGGCGGTCGTTCAGGTCGTTGCTGGAGACCAGCAGCAGGCGGCTCACCCCGTCCAGGGCGGGGGGCCAAGTTTCCGGCTGGGTGTAGTCAGCACGGCGCACCTGCACGCCCTGGGCAGCCAGGTCGGCGGCCTTTTCGGGGGAGCGCACCAGGGCCACCAGGGTCTGGGCGGGCACGCCGCGCCGCAGCAGGGCGTCCAGGGTCAGGCGGCCAAGGTGGCCAGTGGCACCAGTCACAGCAATCATGGGAACTCCTTCGGGATGAGGGGCGAGGTGTCGGCGTTTCACTTACATGTTGGAGAAAAAAATTTAGCCGGCCCGCTGGGCCAGGTCTGCCGTCACGTCGGCCAGGGTGGTCCGGGCCAGTTCGGCTTCCAGGGCGGCCTGGGCCTGGGCAAAGTGCGCCTCCAGGGTGGCCTGGATGTTGGCGCCCACCGGGCAACTGGGGTGCGGGTGCTCGTGCAGGCGAAACACCGACCCCTGACCCACGGCGCGGTACACGTCCAGCAGGGTGATCTGCGTGGGCGGGCGGGTCAGTTCAGCGCCGGCCACGCCCCGGCGGGTGCGCAGCAGCCCGGCGCGGCGCAGCAGCCCCGAGACGGTGCGGATCACCACCGGGTTGGTGCCCACACTGCCGGCCATCTCGGCTGAACTGGAGGCGTCCGGGAACTGATGAACCAGGGCCAGGATATGCACCGCCACAGAAAATTGACTGTTCACTGGCCCCACCTCCTCTCCAACGTGTCACAGTTTTG encodes the following:
- a CDS encoding SDR family oxidoreductase; the protein is MIAVTGATGHLGRLTLDALLRRGVPAQTLVALVRSPEKAADLAAQGVQVRRADYTQPETWPPALDGVSRLLLVSSNDLNDRPGQHRQVIEAAREAGVALLAYTSLLNAGTAQMGLAADHRATEEILRASGVPFTLLRNGWYTENYTGSLAQTLAQGVLLGAAGDGQVTPATRADYAEAAAAVLTGEGHEGATYELGGDEALTLPQIAAEFSRQGGRPVAYQNLPVAEYAQTLKSFGLPAPLAEMLADSDAGLARGELKTDSGDLRRLIGRPTTPLAAAVADALRPA
- a CDS encoding Rrf2 family transcriptional regulator produces the protein MNSQFSVAVHILALVHQFPDASSSAEMAGSVGTNPVVIRTVSGLLRRAGLLRTRRGVAGAELTRPPTQITLLDVYRAVGQGSVFRLHEHPHPSCPVGANIQATLEAHFAQAQAALEAELARTTLADVTADLAQRAG